Proteins encoded within one genomic window of Bombus terrestris chromosome 11, iyBomTerr1.2, whole genome shotgun sequence:
- the LOC100645999 gene encoding uncharacterized protein LOC100645999 isoform X2, whose product MAEDRNNSQRLVRQAHTIEHGSSPPPVSTLPTGSGGGVGTIASAITTTGGVQRYDSPPRGPRTLLLRRGENGFGFTLRHFIVYPPESCCMLPGHERTRIDEPMDTIFVKQVRGNSPAAEAGLRTGDRVVSVDGRPTRGEQYAKVVQRIQQAGPWLRLLVVSKEDDILQRYFGETAHNPETNQRPRLRSPERSGHRQRRSVSMIPSLSPRTRQSWVCPARSSMPTPLCQDQDSPRQLIDDSVGIIDKHQQQLQRNIAKSNIFVGTLTRIHENIASAGTLLPGERQSIDTKNGTSSLPSSPGPEKKVNDKFPILPQGLQIVSKRAKQFESGRLLSDDDEPTGDRISLYKSELSRLSTKHSVPNVAVRRREFESKAEAQEPRRIPPVPTRETKSLDSGSGLKGNRIIPVGSKHIHCEPPGNYSTLEVSVAQLLMLCYYIALAKHEVYLFRRHTRFLVCYFRMIYIETPNSRITDGETVRPRIRSNSAESWESTSTSNLLNTVRLHWFQRQDDTERKRDTNGNDNSVYVDATNICDGKEKIVEKGSRRQQQDGYAQIIKAESGVLPSDNDMHNNEVVFRRQKNTQIDEDRATRRVSYLKATWGERIHVDSDLELSDSEPITHSSRSIHKRWRLPLLPNDIASLRRIFEEVTQSTSLNKNINRGNSICTGREAATGIIKDIGQVEREGPLHVKFTVLDGKRSSDRSWKQLWGVLRGPILFFYKDRQNQSPSLSCDGENVAQSVDVRCSLVDIAEDYTKRKHVLRLANPNAEVLLQTEDAASMALWLRALHEHAAAEKPSEIAHNSTLKQQAVPQTPGPTSSSSTCQTTTNASPMTMSTGSGSGGQRLSPLPGHKGIKKLTSFRNRSPTGQSPINKTRKPSQTIDSLVSPKTKTWKGRVAKQLRRMHGQTGSPSSPTTQLPPEGATFKVPLELCPPSSFSEYVPLIVEMCTSIVEARGLEVVGIYRVPGNTAAISHLTDSVNKGFENINLQDPRWSDVNVISSLLKSFFRQLPDSLLTAELYPMFIDADKVEDPQRRMTTIRKLLRDLPEHHFETLKYLMFHLKRIVEHSEVNKMEAKNLAIVFGPTLVRASGSRDNMVTMVTDMSHQCRIVESLLNNVDWFFSDDDLDDLSRLSVNLSLPADTSEIETTTSSNNHNLLLNNIQKVEGREMASAKDIVSSIISAANRKIQRRRKCQDETDNETHEVDKLRMKQEAENLQNRRSMALNERQCSVSEIVLMHESQNQSNRSIDRCDRSPTLDQTAITSASIGSSDVIADCTINNRDCTLNSHDDVSSEKSNRYLNRMVESVPSIQPTHRSAVSSASESSRLSSETGLSCFDASSTLSSASNDTKQSNDEVTIRTYAGLSASTQERIRRFEQETKAMLQRDRNRQRREAEKREEERRRIEMEWQLAKREMENDDLLDSIVDTTVTTPTTYLSSTTRLSSFNDRLADKSFLDIGSRSTARMPSLSIAVQQQPTPVRRVSQLADEPATILPSENVSNTIIKKLKTDSEQSLEKSTTLPPIRYGSLDSLHETHNISQSSLSPTNQQRKPLSSDVSDDAGSCFLQWTQKILTINKKLSRQTANPGFWWYISSHLHGTASPSGSATKTPGPSSMPMSMPMSIPMSMPISMPMSMPMPMPMPMSMPMPGRMRVPGPVSVSDAADIDVVQRSSTPIASSSGVSPASEPSEFSEPIEPVEQSPPRGVSSGSGAGLSSKTINRFLRGSDLLTSLTTTFDRKWKSLVNSSNQTIRGSATENLSLSDEDAAITRDSQNLRNQRGAGAGLREEKEEQKTACPQSCSIETYRDPSLHKTSIEKHQYVRQKNDAPEKDTDSSVTENSSVDRPDNTDMPDNDRSANVRKRVEPKQEQLRSSKETTTTATATVYEASLAANEPQECCRHEKETSVLAQNGGKEIDDVKEFRHDVDSANYSNKLEKFESLTNSEVRSRLKRSESLNKRSENTSSKLKRSESLNKHSVERLSSPTNGKLKRSESLNKHSERSDSPNSKLKRSESLTKTEKTECNISKRRQSVRKDSATKLKRKNGMPERSIKRRHTVGGTKDFDKVHWLDNKLQVEAERVVRNEYRPKKSQLRTSSPDLSTGRIGLTDTSFLIEVSFRGPSNVVFNVTNARPQSLPDTTLTSKVFKVPLESHV is encoded by the exons ATGGCTGAGGACCGAAATAATTCCCAACGGTTGGTTAGGCAGGCGCACACG ATAGAACACGGTTCGTCACCGCCTCCAGTATCGACGCTTCCAACAGGATCAGGTGGTGGTGTCGGAACAATCGCTAGTGCGATAACAACAACGGGAGGCGTTCAACGATACGACTCGCCACCTAGAGGTCCAAGAACGTTATTGTTGCGCCGCGGAGAAAATGGTTTTGGCTTTACCCTCCGTCATTTTATCGTTTACCCACCGGAGTCCTGTTGC ATGCTACCAGGACACGAACGAACGAGGATAGACGAGCCGATGGATACGATATTCGTGAAACAGGTACGCGGGAATTCGCCAGCAGCCGAAGCAGGATTACGTACAGGGGACAGGGTCGTTTCTGTCGATGGAAGACCAACGCGCGGTGAGCAATACGCGAAAGTAGTTCAACGTATCCAGCAGGCGGGTCCTTGGCTACGACTTCTCGTGGTCTCCAAAGAGGACGATATCTTGCAAAGATATTTCGGTGAAACTGCTCACAATCCTGAAACCAATCAACGACCGCGTCTTCGTTCTCCGGAGAGAAGCGGACACAGGCAACGCAGATCAGTCAGTATGATTCCCAGCTTGTCGCCAAGAACAAGACAGTCTTGGGTTTGTCCCGCACGAAGCTCAATGCCGACACCGCTATGTCAAGATCAAGATTCACCTCGACAGCTGATCGACGACAGTGTAGGAATCATCGATAAACATCAGCAACAATTGCAACGAAACATCGCTAAATCGAACATTTTTGTTGGAACTCTGACGAGAATACATGAAAATATCGCAAGCGCTGGCACTTTACTACCCGGTGAACGGCAATCGATAGATACGAAAAATGGTACTTCTTCTCTGCCTTCGTCTCCTGGTCCTGAAAAAAAGGTAAATGATAAATTTCCGATACTACCGCAAGGACTTCAAATCGTATCGAAGCGAGCAAAACAGTTCGAGTCAGGGCGATTATTAAGCGACGACGATGAACCGACTGGTGATCGAATCAGCCTCTACAAAAGCGAGCTGTCGAGATTATCGACCAAGCATAGCGTGCCGAACGTTGCCGTTAGAAGAAGGGAATTTGAATCGAAAGCCGAGGCTCAAGAACCGAGAAGAATACCACCTGTGCCAACCAGGGAAACCAAATCCTTGGATAGTG GTAGCGGATTAAAAGGCAACAGAATAATACCTGTAGGCAGCAAACACATCCACTGTGAACCGCCGGGCAACTATAGCACGTTAGAAG TGTCCGTCGCACAGCTTTTAATGTTGTGCTACTACATTGCTCTGGCCAAGCACGAGGTTTACTTGTTTCGTAGGCATACACGTTTTT TGGTTTGTTATTTTCGCATGATTTATATAGAGACACCCAATTCGAGAATCACAGACGGGGAAACAGTACGGCCGAGGATTCGTAGCAACAGCGCTGAATCATGGGAATCTACGAGTACAAGCAATTTGTTAAATACCGTTAGACTTCACTGGTTTCAACGACAAGACGATACCGAACGAAAGCGAGATACGAACGGAAATGACAATAGCGTTTACGTCGATGCAACTAATATATGTGATGGAAAGGAGAAAATTGTCGAGAAAGGATCTAGAAGACAACAACAGGATGGTTACGCGCAAATCATCAAAGCTGAATCTG GTGTATTGCCATCGGATAATGATATGCACAATAACGAAGTTGTATTCAGGCGGCAAAAGAATACGCAGATTG ACGAAGATCGTGCCACAAGAAGGGTATCCTACTTGAAAGCAACGTGGGGCGAACGAATTCATGTGGACAGTGATTTGGAACTAAGTGACTCCGAGCCTATTACCCATTCTTCTAGAAG CATTCATAAGAGATGGCGGCTACCGCTACTTCCAAACGATATAGCATCGCTGCGTCGCATCTTCGAGGAAGTGACTCAATCGACGagtttaaacaaaaatattaatcg CGGCAATTCTATTTGTACTGGCCGAGAAGCAGCGACTGGCATTATAAAAGACATCGGACAAGTGGAACGAGAGGGACCTTTACATGTCAAATTTACCGTACTTGATGGCAAG cGATCTTCCGATCGATCATGGAAACAGCTATGGGGTGTTCTTCGCGGACCGATTCTCTTCTTTTATAAGGATCGTCAAAATCAG AGTCCTTCGTTATCCTGCGACGGCGAAAATGTAGCTCAAAGCGTAGATGTGAGATGTTCTCTTGTAGATATCGCGGAGGATTATACGAAACGTAAACACGTATTACGGTTAGCAAATCCGAACGCAGAAGTTTTGCTACAGACCGAAGACGCAGCGTCTATGGCGCTTTGGCTACGAGCTCTACATGAACATGCTGCTGCTGAAAAACCGTCC GAAATTGCTCATAATAGTACTTTGAAGCAACAAGCTGTCCCGCAAACTCCAGGTCCCACCAGCAGTTCTTCAACGTGTCAAACAACCACGAATGCTAGTCCAATGACAATGTCGactggtagtggtagtggtggtCAGCGATTAAGCCCCCTTCCAGGACATAAAGGCATCAAGAAATTGACTTCGTTTAGGAACAGATCTCCGACTGGACAATCACCGATAAACAAGACTCGAAAACCGAGTCAAACGATCGATAGTTTGGTTTCTCCCAAGACCAAGACATGGAAGGGTAGAGTCGCAAAACAATTGCGGAGAATGCATGGACAAACGGGATCTCCTTCTTCACCAACAACGCAATTACCACCAGAGGGTGCTACGTTCAAAGTACCGCTTGAACTTTGTCCACCG TCATCTTTTTCGGAATATGTGCCATTGATCGTTGAAATGTGCACGAGTATCGTCGAAGCGAGGGGTCTCGAAGTAGTCGGTATTTATAGAGTACCCGGTAACACTGCCGCTATTTCACATTTAACTGACAGCGTGAACAAAGGATTCGAAAATATCAATCTCCAG GATCCTAGATGGAGCGATGTAAACGTAATATCTTCTCTTTTGAAGTCGTTCTTTCGACAGCTCCCAGATTCACTACTCACCGCAGAATTATACCCTATGTTTATCGATGCCGATAAAGTTGAGGATCCTCAAAGAAGAATGACAACGATAAGGAAGTTGCTCAGGGATCTTCCGGAACATCACTTTGAAACTCTCAAGTATTTGatgtttcatttaaaaagaatAGTGGAACATAGCGAGGTTAATAAGATGGAGGCAAAGAATTTGGCCATTGTGTTTGGTCCTACATTAGTTAGAGCCAGTGGTTCCAGAGACAATATGGTTACTATGGTTACTGATATGTCGCATCAGTGTCGAATTGTTGAAAGCTTATTAAACAAC GTCGATTGGTTCTTTTCGGACGATGATTTGGACGATTTAAGTCGACTGAGCGTGAATCTCAGTCTTCCAGCTGACACTAGCGAGATCGAGACTACAACGTCGAGTAATAATCATAATCTCTTGTTGAACAACATTCAGAAAGTCGAAG GACGCGAAATGGCATCTGCTAAGGACATTGTATCATCTATTATATCCGCTGCTAATCgaaaaatacaaagaagaagaaagtgtCAAGACGAGACGGATAACGAAACTCACGAAGTCGATAAG CTGAGGATGAAACAAGAAGCAGAAAACCTTCAAAATCGGCGAAGTATGGCATTGAACGAGAGGCAATGTTCGGTCAGTGAGATCGTTTTAATGCACGAAAGTCAAAATCAGTCGAATCGTTCCATCGATCGATGCGACCGGTCACCGACGCTTGATCAGACTGCGATTACTAGCGCAAGTATCGGTAGTTCCGATGTCATAGCTGATTGCACAATTAACAACCGTGATTGCACGTTAAACAGTCACGATGATGTTTCTTCGGAGAAATCGAACAGATATTTAAATCGTATGGTAGAGTCGGTTCCATCAATTCAACCGACTCATCGCTCGGCCGTCTCGTCGGCTTCAGAGTCTTCCCGACTCTCTAGCGAGACTGGCCTGAGCTGTTTCGATGCAAGTTCGACGCTTTCCAGCGCTTCGAACGACACCAAACAAAGCAATGACGAGGTTACGATAAGAACGTATGCTGGATTGAGCGCGTCTACTCAAGAACGTATACGACGATTTGAACAGGAAACAAAAGCAATGTTACAGAGGGATCGGAATCGACAAAGACGCGAAGctgaaaagagagaagaagagagacgGAGAATCGAGATGGAATGGCAATTGGCTAAACGTGAAATGGAAAACGATGATCTGCTCGACAGTATAGTAGACACAACTGTGACAACACCTACTACTTATCTTTCATCCACAACAAGACTTTCTAGTTTTAACGACAGGCTTGCCGATAAATCTTTCCTCGATATCGGTTCCCGATCGACTGCTCGAATGCCGTCTTTATCGATAGCTGTGCAGCAACAACCCACGCCCGTTAGACGAGTGTCGCAACTCGCAGACGAACCTGCTACGATTCTGCCCTCGGAGAACGTCTCGAACACTAttataaagaaattgaaaaccGATTCAGAG CAGTCACTGGAAAAATCTACAACGCTACCGCCAATTCGTTATGGCAGTTTGGATTCGCTGCACGAAACACACAACATTTCTCAGTCGTCGCTTTCACCGACCAATCAACAACGGAAACCTCTTTCCAGTGATGTCTCGGACGATG CTGGATCTTGTTTTCTACAATGGACTCAGAAGATTCTGACCATTAACAAAAAGCTTTCTAG GCAAACGGCAAATCCCGGTTTCTGGTGGTACATATCGTCTCACCTACATGGTACCGCAAGCCCCTCTGGTTCCGCCACGAAGACACCGGGCCCATCGTCAATGCCAATGTCCATGCCGATGTCAATACCAATGTCAATGCCAATATCAATGCCGATGTCAATGCCAATGCCAATGCCAATGCCAATGTCGATGCCGATGCCAGGGCGAATGCGAGTGCCAGGGCCAGTGTCAGTGTCAGACGCAGCCGACATCGATGTTGTGCAACGATCATCGACACCCATCGCATCCTCCTCGGGAGTATCACCGGCCTCGGAGCCCTCCGAATTCTCGGAGCCTATCGAGcccgtcgagcagtcaccaccGCGAGGGGTGTCTTCGGGCTCAGGGGCCGGATTGTCTTCCAAGACTATAAACAGGTTCCTTCGAG GTAGCGATTTGCTGACCAGCTTGACGACCACGTTCGATCGTAAATGGAAGTCCCTGGTAAACTCGTCGAATCAAACAATTCGTGGATCCGCTACGGAGAATCTGTCTCTCAGCGACGAGGACGCTGCGATAACGCGAGACTCGCAAAACTTGCGAAATCAACGAGGGGCAGGAGCAGGGTtacgagaagagaaagaagaacagAAAACAGCTTGTCCTCAATCATGCTCGATTGAAACCTATCGGGATCCGAGCCTCCATAAAACATCTATCGAAAAGCATCAATACGTTCGTCAAAAAAAT GATGCTCCGGAAAAGGATACGGATTCATCGGTAACAGAGAATAGCAGCGTCGATCGACCGGATAATACCGATATGCCGGATAACGATCGAAGCGCTAACGTACGAAAAAGGGTCGAACCGAAACAAGAGCAATTACGATCGAGCAAGGAAACAACGACCACGGCGACGGCGACAGTTTACGAAGCAAGTTTAGCTGCTAACGAACCGCAAGAATGCTGTAGGCACGAGAAGGAAACATCGGTGTTAGCGCAAAACGGTGGTAAAGAGATTGACGATGTGAAAGAATTTCGACACGATGTCGATTCAGCGAATTATTCGAACAAGCTCGAAAAATTTGAAAGTCTGACAAATTCCGAAGTCAGATCGCGGCTGAAAAGATCCGAATCTTTAAATAAGAGATCTGAAAATACCTCGTCCAAGTTGAAGAGGTCCGAAAGTTTGAACAAACATTCTGTCGAGAGGCTCTCGTCCCCGACCAACGGCAAGTTGAAACGCTCTGAAAGTTTGAACAAGCATTCGGAGAGATCCGATTCTCCGAACAGTAAATTAAAACGATCGGAGTCGCTGACAAAAACTGAAAAAACCGAGTGTAATATTAGCAAGAGACGGCAATCCGTTAGAAAAGATAGTGCGAcgaaattaaaacgaaaaaatgGTATGCCCGAACGATCGATCAAGCGCAGGCACACTGTAGGCGGTACTAAGGATTTCGACAAAGTACATTGGTTGGATAATAAACTGCAAGTCGAGGCTGAGAGAGTGGTCAGAAACGAATATAGACCGAAGAAAAGTCAGTTGAGAACGAGTTCTCCGGATTTAAGTACCGGTCGTATCGGTCTTACCGATACTAGTTTTCTCATCGAGGTCAGTTTTCGTGGCCCGAGTAACGTCGTTTTTAACGTGACTAACGCTCGTCCGCAGTCTTTACCGGATACTACTTTGACTTCTAAAGTGTTTAAAGTACCTCTGGAGAGTCACGTGTAA